In Notamacropus eugenii isolate mMacEug1 chromosome 1, mMacEug1.pri_v2, whole genome shotgun sequence, one genomic interval encodes:
- the RPL35 gene encoding large ribosomal subunit protein uL29 isoform X1, whose amino-acid sequence MKQCLPSRSYFLMEETACAYAKIKARDLRGKKKEELLKQLDDLKVELSQLRVAKVTGGAASKLSKIRVVRKSIARVLTVINQTQKENLRKFYKGKKYKPLDLRPKKTRAMRRRLNKHEESLKTKKQQRKERLYPLRKFAVKA is encoded by the exons atgaaacagtgcctaccctcaaggagctactttctaatggaggagacagcatgtgcatat GCAAAAATCAAGGCCAGGGATCTTcgtgggaagaagaaggaggagctACTCAAACAGTTAGATGATTTAAAGGTGGAACTTTCCCAATTGAGAGTGGCCAAGGTCACTGGAGGAGCAGCATCCAAGTTATCTAAGAT TCGAGTAGTCCGAAAATCTATTGCCCGAGTCCTGACTGTCATCAAccagacacagaaagagaaccTCAGGAAGTTCTATAAG GGCAAGAAATACAAGCCCCTGGACCTTCGGCCCAAGAAGACCCGTGCCATGCGCCGCAGACTTAATAAGCACGAGGAAAGCCTGAAGACCAAAAAACAGCAGAGGAAGGAACGCCTGTACCCTCTCCGGAAATTCGCTGTTAAGGCATAA
- the WDR38 gene encoding WD repeat-containing protein 38 isoform X2: MLTAPPVELSRTLEERRGGNRAGQSPWRPQHTQPPPHVLLRYNSPSMPGSAVTEKEMPAVRGKADHRNPRKAKSQTTSVSSTQTPPSLAGKAWAPLTVGSIKYFSRHKGEVNSCAFSPDTRILLTCCDDNKVYMWGARTGNLLRKLQGHKGPVSFCRFSPDGKFFASASRDCTVRLWDAQTTKCLQVLKGHSRGVETVSFSSDSKQLASGGWDRKAILWEVQTGQTITQLLGHRDAIQSSDFSPSSEYLATGSWDSTVQVWDLRALDKIKKKILEGHKGNVSCVCFSPSGLLASGSWDKTICIWKPETGKLLSKLLGHLTWVKSMAFSADGLRMASSEYSEMVKIWDCTTGECTESLRMGSYWFQDRLITEYLDKELQIIKYLENIPSAVR; this comes from the exons ATGCTGACGGCGCCCCCAGTGGAGTTAAGCAGGActttggaggagaggaggggaggaaaccGGGCGGGGCAGTCACCATGGAGACCCCAGCATACACAACCCCCTCCCCACGTCCTGCTCCGGTACAACAGCCCCAGCATGCCCGGGTCGGCAGTCACCGAGAAAGAGATGCCCGCGGTGCGGGGGAAGGCCGACCATCGAAACCCCCGCAAAGCTAAATCGCAAACCACATCAGTGTCCTCCACCCAGACCCCTCCTTCATTAGCCGGAAAGGCCTGGGCGCCTCTGACCGTGGGCAGTATAAAGTACTTCAGTCGTCACAAGGGGGAG GTCAATTCGTGCGCCTTCTCCCCGGACACCCGGATCCTCCTCACGTGCTGTGATGACAACAAGGTGTACATGTGGGGGGCTCGGACTGGGAATTTGCTTCGGAAGCTGCAGGGCCACAAAG GTCCAGTGTCATTCTGCAGATTCTCTCCTGATGGCAAATTCTTTGCAAGTGCCTCTCGTGACTGCACAGTCCGGCTGTGGGATGCCCAAACCACCAAATGCCTCCAGGTTCTGAAAG GTCACTCCCGGGGTGTGGAGACAGTCAGCTTCAGTTCAGACTCCAAACAGCTGGCATCTGGAGGCTGGGATCGCAAGGCTATACTCTGGGAAGTGCAG aCGGGCCAAACCATCACTCAACTCCTTGGACATCGGGATGCCATCCAAAGCAGTGATTTTTCTCCCAGTTCAGAATATCTA GCTACTGGCTCCTGGGATTCTACAGTTCAAGTCTGGGATCTGCGCGCACTggataagattaaaaaaaaaatactggaaggCCACAAAGGAAATGTCAGCTGCGTATGTTTCTCCCCATCTGGGCTCCTG GCCTCAGGCTCCTGGGACAAAACCATCTGCATCTGGAAGCCTGAGACAGGGAAGCTCCTGTCTAAACTGTTAGGACATCTGACCTGGGTGAAGAGCATGGCCTTCTCTGCTGACGGGCTTCGCATGGCTAGCTCGGAATATTCGGAGATG GTTAAAATCTGGGATTGTACAACTGGAGAATGTACAGAGAGCCTGAGG ATGGGAAGCTATTGGTTTCAGGATCGGCTGATCACCGAATATTTGGACAAGGAACTGCAGATCATCAAGTATTTGGAGAATATTCCAAGCGCTGTCAGATGA
- the RPL35 gene encoding large ribosomal subunit protein uL29 isoform X2, with protein sequence MAKIKARDLRGKKKEELLKQLDDLKVELSQLRVAKVTGGAASKLSKIRVVRKSIARVLTVINQTQKENLRKFYKGKKYKPLDLRPKKTRAMRRRLNKHEESLKTKKQQRKERLYPLRKFAVKA encoded by the exons ATG GCAAAAATCAAGGCCAGGGATCTTcgtgggaagaagaaggaggagctACTCAAACAGTTAGATGATTTAAAGGTGGAACTTTCCCAATTGAGAGTGGCCAAGGTCACTGGAGGAGCAGCATCCAAGTTATCTAAGAT TCGAGTAGTCCGAAAATCTATTGCCCGAGTCCTGACTGTCATCAAccagacacagaaagagaaccTCAGGAAGTTCTATAAG GGCAAGAAATACAAGCCCCTGGACCTTCGGCCCAAGAAGACCCGTGCCATGCGCCGCAGACTTAATAAGCACGAGGAAAGCCTGAAGACCAAAAAACAGCAGAGGAAGGAACGCCTGTACCCTCTCCGGAAATTCGCTGTTAAGGCATAA
- the WDR38 gene encoding WD repeat-containing protein 38 isoform X1, translated as MLTAPPVELSRTLEERRGGNRAGQSPWRPQHTQPPPHVLLRYNSPSMPGSAVTEKEMPAVRGKADHRNPRKAKSQTTSVSSTQTPPSLAGKAWAPLTVGSIKYFSRHKGEVNSCAFSPDTRILLTCCDDNKVYMWGARTGNLLRKLQGHKGPVSFCRFSPDGKFFASASRDCTVRLWDAQTTKCLQVLKGHSRGVETVSFSSDSKQLASGGWDRKAILWEVQTGQTITQLLGHRDAIQSSDFSPSSEYLATGSWDSTVQVWDLRALDKIKKKILEGHKGNVSCVCFSPSGLLASGSWDKTICIWKPETGKLLSKLLGHLTWVKSMAFSADGLRMASSEYSEMVKIWDCTTGECTESLRGVLEVAHVCAFTPDGKLLVSGSADHRIFGQGTADHQVFGEYSKRCQMNHSTTPKPALSDNSSKATEIINPSLHYLDPGITTKRARSSTTSTLGQEH; from the exons ATGCTGACGGCGCCCCCAGTGGAGTTAAGCAGGActttggaggagaggaggggaggaaaccGGGCGGGGCAGTCACCATGGAGACCCCAGCATACACAACCCCCTCCCCACGTCCTGCTCCGGTACAACAGCCCCAGCATGCCCGGGTCGGCAGTCACCGAGAAAGAGATGCCCGCGGTGCGGGGGAAGGCCGACCATCGAAACCCCCGCAAAGCTAAATCGCAAACCACATCAGTGTCCTCCACCCAGACCCCTCCTTCATTAGCCGGAAAGGCCTGGGCGCCTCTGACCGTGGGCAGTATAAAGTACTTCAGTCGTCACAAGGGGGAG GTCAATTCGTGCGCCTTCTCCCCGGACACCCGGATCCTCCTCACGTGCTGTGATGACAACAAGGTGTACATGTGGGGGGCTCGGACTGGGAATTTGCTTCGGAAGCTGCAGGGCCACAAAG GTCCAGTGTCATTCTGCAGATTCTCTCCTGATGGCAAATTCTTTGCAAGTGCCTCTCGTGACTGCACAGTCCGGCTGTGGGATGCCCAAACCACCAAATGCCTCCAGGTTCTGAAAG GTCACTCCCGGGGTGTGGAGACAGTCAGCTTCAGTTCAGACTCCAAACAGCTGGCATCTGGAGGCTGGGATCGCAAGGCTATACTCTGGGAAGTGCAG aCGGGCCAAACCATCACTCAACTCCTTGGACATCGGGATGCCATCCAAAGCAGTGATTTTTCTCCCAGTTCAGAATATCTA GCTACTGGCTCCTGGGATTCTACAGTTCAAGTCTGGGATCTGCGCGCACTggataagattaaaaaaaaaatactggaaggCCACAAAGGAAATGTCAGCTGCGTATGTTTCTCCCCATCTGGGCTCCTG GCCTCAGGCTCCTGGGACAAAACCATCTGCATCTGGAAGCCTGAGACAGGGAAGCTCCTGTCTAAACTGTTAGGACATCTGACCTGGGTGAAGAGCATGGCCTTCTCTGCTGACGGGCTTCGCATGGCTAGCTCGGAATATTCGGAGATG GTTAAAATCTGGGATTGTACAACTGGAGAATGTACAGAGAGCCTGAGG GGAGTTTTAGAAGTGGCCCATGTCTGTGCTTTTACCCCAGATGGGAAGCTATTGGTTTCAGGATCGGCTGATCACCGAATATTTGGACAAGGAACTGCAGATCATCAAGTATTTGGAGAATATTCCAAGCGCTGTCAGATGAACCATTCAACCACTCCGAAGCCAGCTCTAAGTGACAACAGCTCCAAGGCAACTGAAATAATCAATCCAAGTCTACATTACCTGGACCCAGGAATCACAACAAAGAGAGCTAGGAGCAGCACCACTTCCACCTTAGGACAAGAACACTGA